A segment of the Odontesthes bonariensis isolate fOdoBon6 chromosome 8, fOdoBon6.hap1, whole genome shotgun sequence genome:
TACGCCAGAGGGAAGCATAACCACATGGTCCCATATAAAACCTACCTAAACGGGGAATAAGATCCAGATGGGAGAAAACAGGAGGCCCTGCTGCTCACGCCCTCCTTGTTACTGAGCCTATAGTAGACCGAGAACAACATACACCCTCTTCCTCCCCAAAAGTtacataaacaaaaaaacattttgaccaTCAACATCCCATACACGTGGGAGAGACTCCTTTCATGTTGGTAATTGAGAAGAAGTTGTTAATTACAACAAGAAAAGTTTGGAAGCCCATTGGTTTTGTGTCACGCCACAGGGCTTAAACTATCTCGACGTCAGGATGATTCATATCACAATTTTGCACTCAATAAATTCAATGTATCCTGAACCCTTCATTATGTCAAGTCCTGTGTATCTGGCTTTGATTTAGTTTGCAGATAAAGTTCAAGCCTGCAGGCAGGAGGTCATGCTTGGCAACACAGTCTCATAAATAGTCAACAATTTAGTAACCAAACACCACCATCTAGTGGTGAAAAAAGGAATTGTTGCAGTTTGCAACAGCAAAACCCTGCTTATTTGATTACAGCatgcagtcattttttttttattttgacctCGTTTtaacaacagattttttttttatcgtctaaaaaaataaattccacTCAAAGATGGGCACATAAACAGCTTACACCACCATACATCCGCTATGTTCTCACCCCCTGTGTTCCATTGTTTTTGCAGGACAAGGGAATCAACATTATGCACATTGAGTCCCGTCCATCGCGGATGAACAAAGAAGAGTACGAGTTCTTCATCAATGTGGACTCCACCTGCTCTCAGGTCCTGGATGAGGTTATTGACGGCCTGCGCACACAAATCAGCGGCCAAGTGCATGAGCTATCACGCAACAAACAGAAGGACACAGGTTCGTGAGTGTGCAGTTGTGGTATGAGGATGTCCAGCAAAATAACTCAAGCATAAATCCTCGAAATGGAGAAGTTTCTGAATGTGTTTAGATGTCACTGTTCTTTATGTGATGAGATTTAACAAATGGATGAAATTATTAACCAGTGGTTTCAAATACAGTGGGATGCTTATAAAATGGCATTAATGTTGTTCTTCTTAATGTTGTAATGTTTCTCTGCATTTTGGCTGAACATGAGATAACCCCACCTGGGTTTGTATTAGTGCTAGAACGAGCTAAGTTCTGATCAAACCCACTTGCAGAAGATTAATGTACATCACAGACAAACAATTTTACCCCAAAATATTTCAGGGCCAAACACTCAGCTTTACAACAAATTAAAGAAATTAGGGTGAATCTTCAGGTGATCATGAATgtctatcattttttttttcttactgtcATTTTCTGGTAAAAACAGATATACAAGTTCTTCTAAAGATCATAATAGATATATGTCCACACAATACAAGTAGTGTCTTGAATACAAATACTTTTCACTCTTTAACAATTGTTTAGTTGcctttttgtctttaaaatgtTAAATTGCAGTATATAGCTTTTTAAGTAATTACATTAAGAACTTTGACTTACCTTAGTGTATGATATTTGTttgacaaataaaattgccataGACTTACTGTGAAGATTCCCTCGACGTCTCCTCTGGTTGTTGAGAATGTGATGCTGTCACTTTGACCTCTTCAGacagttttttacatttttatgacGCATATTTCCTTTCGAAACCATTCTGCTGAAACCATTTGTGCCTTGAATCAGGGTTGTATAATGAGACACTTTTTTAAAGTATATTTAAGTAGTAGCAGCATTTCCAGTGCCCAGAGCATCATCAGCTGCCAACAGTAAAACAAACAAGATTGGTGTAGAGTTTCCCttcagctgatctttagttgcCTCAGAAACGATTATATAAACCCTTTTTTAACATTAGCTGTTATTGCTTACTGTGAACCTCATAGTAgggctaaaggaaaaaaatagggAATCTTTATCTGGACACTATGAATGCTCAGCTGAAATTCTGATATTTCAGTTTTGACCAAATCAGAGCACCAACACTGGCATCCATAGACCCACAGGAGAAATTAAACTGACACTAATACTGCTTAAATGGTCGATTTATCAACTCGGGACAGTATTTGGTGTTGGGCTGCAACCAGACTTGGTAACAGACAGCAAGTGTCGCCAATGAGACGGATGTCCTTTCTCCAGCATCTAGACCCTTTTATTAGTTGTTTCCAAAAAGACATTAGTTTGGCTAGTGAGGACCAACGGGGTTGCTAGAAACAGAGGACGCCTGTGTCTCATCCCCAGACTAACACAGGCAGTGCTGCATGCCAAGGTCACGCAGGCTGAGACAGACGGGGCCACCAAGGATCATCCTCTGGTCTCAGTGTAGACCCTGTGGTCTGGTGGTCAGGGTCAAGTGAATGAGGGGTATTTACAGCATGCTTTGGACACAGCCTGTTTATAGAGGAGCCTGGCAGGGGTCTGTTGTTCTCCTGGGGCCTCAGGCAGGACCACACTGCAAAAATCTAGATTAATGACTGGGCCCCAGTGTTTTCTAGTGTCATAAATCCATATGAACAAGCAGATGCCCCTCATCCACTGTTCTGCTGAGTGTCAAAATGCCACAgttctgaaaaaaaatcctATAGGCAAAAAACGTACATGTCTTCATGAAGCTTATCAATATCAATTTGTGCCATGGTCATTTGTATCATTGAAGTAGCAGCAAATATTCTTGTATTGAGACAAAAAATACATAGTTTAAATTGTTCATCAGATCATTGTTTTTTAGTCCATAATTTTGACATGGAATAAATGTTTCAAGCTTAAATAAGGCGACAAAAGTGCAAAAATCTACAGATTTGGCTTCTCCTAGGTGAATATTTGCcactttttccattttctaACTTTGGGTTTGGGACTGGCAGAAGATGTCACCTCACTTCTGCTTGAAAGTTTTATGAAGTAATTGTTTTGCAAATTGTTTCAATGTATCAGAGATTAACTTGGCATCACATGTTGCATAAGGGTATGAATGTTTTCATTGTTCTGCCAACATTAAGCATTtgcttcttaaaaaaaaatggacattcattgataaaaattgaaaaaaaacccataaaTGATTAATATCATTATCCTCCAGTGCCGTGGTTCCCCAACGACATCCAGGACTTGGACCGCTTTGCCAACCAGATCCTCAGTTATGGCTCCGAGCTGGATTCTGATCACCCAGTAAGTTCTGACTCATCCGTCACCTTCTGTTTAGCACATCCTGCCcactgcatgtgtgtttgtgtgaatacATGTCCACTCACACCTACATGTCTCATGAAAAGCAGGGCTGCGGAGATGACAGGGCGCACTCCACCATCTATTCTAATGGAAACTATGTAGACATACAAATTGATGTCATTGCTTTAATTGAGCCCCTATAATTATAGATAATTGCTCCCTTTTGCCACCGCCATTAAAGCAAAATGTATTCATCATAAGCTGAAAAACACTCTACAAAGGCTTCATTTGAATATGTATTTGCATACTGTTGTTAGAGACGGAGTGCATAATGCTGTCAAAGGCCACAGGGTTTAGCCTCGGCAGAGGATTTCCACTCTTTGATTTAGCTGTGAGCTGCCAGGCTGCGATCATGAGATCTAACGTGGCTCTCCTTTGtgtgttcttgtgtgtgtgtgtgtgtgtgtgtgtgtgtgtgtgtgtgttcagggttTTACAGATCCAGTGTACAGAGCCCGCAGGAAGGAGTTTGCTGACATCGCTTACAACTACAGACAGTAACtacacctttaaaaaaaaaaaaaactttatactTCAATTGTAGGGAGAAGTTAAAGCTGGAAAAGGTTTATTGAGAGTAGTATCCCTCAATTCCTTTTAAATGATAATATGGATAACTAACAGGGAAGAAGTGGTGGATTTAGGATTTAGGGTCGTGGTCTTTTGCACTACAAGAGCACCAAACCCACTGCAGTGCCAGCTGAGGGGGCCCTCTTTCACATAGCCTTAATTACTGTGATGCTGACATGCACTGACATTTAGCGACGCCAGAATAGGGACCAAAATAATGGGAACGTTAACATTTGTCATTAAGTTGTCAAATTCTGGAAAAAAGTCTGCAGCTTTACTCAGAAATGTAGAGTAGACGCAGGGCTAAAAAACCCCTGCAGCcattttaaaacacattttagttTAGATGTGGAAAATCAATAAATTATGTTTAGGTGTGGATTCTGAAGGTGGGCCAAAGTCACTTAATCTCACGTTAATCTAAAGAttcagatgaagcaaacaaagaaactgattttaatgcacCCATGTTGGCTTCTTGGTGCGTGGCAGCTGTTTATGTACAGTATTTAACTATTGTGATCTCATCTTTGTCCCAGTGGCCAAATTATTCCCAAGGTGGAGTACACAGAGGAGGAAAAGGTCACATGGGGCACAGTGTTCAGGGAGCTGAAGACTCTGTATCCAACTCATGCCTGCCGCGAACATAACCGGGTCTTCCCCCTGCTGGAGAAATACTGTGGCTACAGGGAGGACAACATCCCACAGCTGGAGGATATCTCCAACTTCCTGAAGTGTAAGTTCTGTTCTGATGGGGCTCCTTAGGTCCCACAAAGCCCAGTGAACAAGAAGATCAAGAAGATTCAAAGTGAGGCAGCCTCTAATTTTCTTAGGAagaattgcattcattttggctgcattgcttttttttggtgtttcattCAATCTCTCAAATGCAGTAaaacatgcatccatccatccattcattcattttgtgtGCCCACTCAATCCAGTTCAGTGTTGCTCgggtgctggagcctattcTATTTCAGTTGCCATGGAGCGAGGgacagggtacaccctggatgggcCTCCGGTCTATCACAGGGCTacatagagacaaacaggaCAAACAGCCATgtgcactcacactcactccaagggTCAATTTAGTATCACTAGGATAGGCTAAATTAAAAGGAATTAAATAATTCACATCCTTATATCTATTATGCAATTTACTCTATATTgtacattgttttatttttacttgaATTGACATGACCCAGAAAGCAGGCACATTTGGGTCTAATCTTGGCTACTTTTGGCACTTATGGCTCAGTAATGGCCCACATTTTGGCTAAACATTCAATTTCAATCTGGGATTTTACCCCTTTTGTTTGCACTATcaattttaaatgttaaaatgtgTGGACATTCAAAAATTATGtatgcatatatgtgtgtgtaaataaatATTCTAATGTGTCATTCAGTTGTTACATAACACAATACATGATACATCATTCAGCTCATTTTGAAGACCTTACTGTGTGAATGTAGGAGGCAGGACCGGTTCAAATGCCCCACTTCCTCAGTCTGCTCTGATTCAATACAAGCACTCATCCTGTGCTCTCTTTCATCTCCCCGCCGCTCACCCGCAGCGTGCACAGGTTTTCGGCTTCGCCCAGTAGCTGGCCTGCTTTCCTCCCGGGACTTCCTGGCTGGTCTTGCCTTCCGTGTCTTCCATTCCACACAGTACATTCGTCACAGCTCCAACCCAACATACACACCTGAGCCGTGAGTGTTGAGAGTTTGGGCATCGATCTGTAGAATATAAAGTAAACCGTAAATAGCGTAAAGTTAATGAATTGCcctgttttttgggtttttttttacatacaggGACATCTGCCATGAGCTGCTGGGACATGTGCCTCTGTTTGCTGATCCTTGTTTTGCCCAGTTCTCACAGGTAGTTGCCTTTTCAAAGCAGAATCTGTCAATTATTCATCTGCTATATACGGATTAAATAcctaaatacattttttgggTTTTCTTTCAAACACATGTGCTCTATTCCACTCTCCACAGGAAATTGGTCTGGCATCTCTTGGCGCCCCTGATGAGTTCATCGAGAAACTTGCGACTGTGAGTGTATTGTAAAAAAAGACGGTCGCAGCAAATAGCGTTTTAAACTAAATAACAGCAAATGGGTACAACAGTTCTCCCTCCTGACCTGAAACAATTGCGAGGCCCTCTTTAACCCATTCTTGTGATGAATTTGTATGGAAGAGGTCATCGGCACTGCGTGATTTTGAACCATCAGAAACAAAAGCTTGTAGCTGTGAATGAAACGTGGTGAAAGGAAATGTCCATGACAGCGGTCATCGATCACATTGTCATGCGGTTTAACTACATGGGCGGCACTCACAGACCACCTGGTGATAAAGCAGAGATGCTCCGTAACAAAAACTTGCCATCAATGCTGAGTGATTATACTGGCCCTATATCTGTTGATTACAACCTAAAGATGTCTGTAGTTTGGTGCAGTATGaagaaaattaaaaagtaatttaTGGTCGGCGAAAGAAATTGGTTAATCTCTTGGTCAGATGTGGCCTTTTCTTTTATCATATCACATATACAGTAAACATGCACAAACATTGCTCTTGTACAGTCTCAAGTGATTTTGTAACTGGCATTTTCAATTCAAACGACCTCAGATTCTTGAGAAGCCCGTCTGCAAACCTCCCTCCCGTCTCATTTTTTGCAGattcttttttgctttttgatgTATTGATCACATTTTATGAACCCTGTGCCCTCCCTCAGGTGTACTGGTTCACTGTGGAGTTTGGCCTGTGTAAGCAAGGCTCTGAGATCAAAGCTTACGGAGCTGGCCTGCTTTCATCGTTTGGAGAGCTGCAGGTAAGAGGAAGCTGACTCACACCAAGAAATCGCTTTCAGTGGAGCACACACCCCAACACATTAAAAAGAAGTTAATTGTAgcgttgtcttttttttttaaatatactaCTTAGAGTTAGGATAAATCTATTGGTTGTTAAAACTGCTTAAAATGATCCCGTTAAAGCACATCAAATTAGATAAATTACTGTACTGATGGAGGCAAGTCAGATTAAATTACTTGGATGATATGAGATTTGTTTAAATACAAATTAATAAACCTGGTTACTATTAATTTGAATGGTCTTTGCTTTTATGGCAATTTTGCCTAGTTTTGCATGATAATTCAACTTAAATAGTATGTTTTATTAAAAACTCTTCAATCcaaatgaatggaaacctgTTACCCAGTTAAAAAGCATCAAACCTGCAAATTGGGCTTGAATACTGCATCAGCCAAACACCGTTTGCTTTATGTGCATTGCATGTTTCAGCACATTCACCTTGTTGCTCAACAGCAGATGTGCGGGGAATGGGTTAGTGGTCCACTCAGATTCAGGTTTAATGTGTCACTGGGGTGGCGGGGAGATGGTTGAGTGGGTAAGAGCAGGCATAGAGAGGATGAGCAGATCGAGGTCACAGGTTACATCAGCTGCTGTCAGCAGAGGATGTGCACTCTGTCAAAGACCTGAGTCATGCTGCACATCCTGCTTAGTGGCAATAGAGACGCTCATTCAGAAATATGAAtctatattttcaaaaaaactgaaacacaaATGACACATATTtggctgtttttgttgttttttctctctcagtaCTGCCTTACAGACAAACCCAAACTCGACCCCTTTGAACCCGAGAAGACCAGCCTGCAGAAATACCCCATCACAGAGTACCAGCCTGTTTACTTTGTCGCAGAGAGCTTTGAAGATGCCAAAGAGAAAGTGAGGTAAGACAGGTGCACTTTACATTATTACTTttgcagagtgtgtgtgcagTCAGGTTAGACTGTGTGCTGACCCCATCTCTTGTCTGTGTCTACAGGAAATTTGCAGGCACTATCCCCAGGCCCTTCTCAGTGCGCTACAACCCCTACACCCAGAGTATCGAAGTGCTGGACAACACCCAGAAGCTCAGGAATCTGGCGGACTGCATCAACAGTACGCTCCACTTTAACATCAGTTACCATTGTGCACAGTTCTCCTCCTCAGTCTCCTTTTCTGTGGAtacatttgttttattcatcAACCAAAGCAGTGGTTACCAGCTTGCTTTGGCTTGAGACCAAGTAATATGATTTACCGAGGCCCATCAAGAGCAGCTGCATAGGTTATCAGGACATTTTTAGGGCTTTCGTAGAAATCTATAAAAACAGCTACATTTGTCTCAAAAGagatttcacagaaaaaaaaaaaaatggtcagatgtGGTATGTTTTAGCGTGCTCTACAAAATTGTAACAGGTATGAAATTTGCATTAAGCTGCATTAAGTCAGTCGCAGTTGtttaaggcataaaaaaaatacatggttaGGTTAAGATATCAAAGCAGCACTACTTGCATTTAATTATGGATACGCGCGTTTATCATGGCCGCCTCACATCCTGCGTTTGTTAGGCGTATTGTTTGTGCTTGTCCTCAGAAATGAACGTGTTTACAAGCTGCTAAATGTAGTTGGCCGGAAAGGACACTGTTGGGCTAAATTTGACCGGATGTAGGGTCACAGGGTTGGCTGTGGTAAAATGTTTGGAGTGAAAGCCCGCAGTTACCCAGATCTTTATAATGCGTCTTTGCCAGAACACAGATATACTTGTGACAAATATACTTGTGAAAATAGGATTTCCGTTTTTGGAAATGGAGTGCGggtggcattttgttttctgGCCCGAGTCATCGGGTGTGCCCCCTAGTGGAATCCTGTGGTAACAGGCATAATACACAGGAACAATTACGCCCACAACGGAGCTTAAGTTGCTGAATATTATCACAACTATCCCTGTATTATTGTGAATTACCGCGAAGTATAAAAAAACGGGATGATTCTcagaaagtttttaagttatatttatacCTGCATTTTTTATTCCAAATCATTATGTTAGATTGATTTCGATTAATCATGAGAGCGTGATGCTGTAGATCCAGAAAACTTTGTGTTGCATGAACAATGTACTTCTACCTTACTGTCATCTTGCGGTCCGTCAGATTTATCTTGCAGCTCCTgcatttaaaagacaaaaagatagaaaaatgaCACCTAAAATAAGCACCGTGGGCGGTTAGCCAGCCAACTGCAGAACATAAGAGATCTATTTAATCACCTACTTATGAAATCTATTGGTGTGCTCCTCATTTTCAGCCGGACGGGAAATATAACAACCTTTAGACTATTTGAGGCTCCTTGGATTCATTTTGTTTAACACTTTGCCTTTTTTTCTATCCTCTTCAGATGAAATGGGGAAATTGTGTGAAGCCCTGGGCAAACTGGACTGACTGCACACCCAGTCGCATTGGATCTCTTCTCTCCTTCATCAAATGGTTGCTAGGTTATCGGGCTGCTTGCAGTTCTGCTTAGTTTGCttgaaaatgagctttccttgtATTAGAACAAATATACAAGTTAGATGATGACCATATTAGTGTATTCCAGCCAGTAGGAAACTGTGTATTTTAGTGGATAAAGCTTTGCATGTTACTTAAAGATAATAGAAAGTAATGTGTTACAGTTAGTATTATACCCACATGAATGTtactgaattcatttttttaaagaatcagtgttgttttttttgttgtttttttctcttggaTGACTTTAATGAATCTAAAATCCAAAGTGAAATTTTTGCCTCCAATGTGATGCAGCACAGCCGCATTAATCTGATTATTTCTAtgcatttcaagaaaaaaaaaaaaaaaaagaagtaaagacTCTCCTCAGATAATTAAATGTTTTGTATGCATGaaataaagcaaataaacaTTAATCCTCTTGGACATTCATTTGCTCATGTCCTCCGTCCTTTAGGCTTGGTACACAGCGTAATTAAGATGGAAAGCCATTTGTGTCATCGACTCTGTTTAATCTAATATCACACAAAAGAAATTTAATTCACACTGCTGTTTCTGTACATGTGAATGAATGTGTTTTAACTTTGCATTTGCCGTCACTTCTTTGCATAATGCCTCTACTGAGCTGCTTCATCCACCTCACGTCATCTAACTGTCATTTCAAAGGGCGCCTTCACAACTTTTCCACAGGCTCACGTTGTTAAATGAGAGGTTTACTTTACTTCAGCATCACAAGATCGCCCTGCTCTGAATCCAGCCTTTAAAGTTGAGGGTCATATTTTTGGAGTTCTTTCAATGGCTGTTAAGGATAATGCTTAAACTCTCCTTTTGAGTTGATGACTAGCTAATCATCGTAATTATCATTATTACTCTTCACGCAGTTTTAGTTCCTTGTTGCTCTGGAAATGTAACGTTATCTGGATGAAGTTGTGCACTTAATTAAAGGACATGAGTCCAAATAATGGAGCTGCAACACTGCAGTAGAGGTTTCAatgtctgctcagttaaatgtCCTCTAAATAACTCCAAAAGCAGTGTAATTCATTTGAACTCTGAAATGCAGTCAGTTCAACGGTCAGTCACGCAGATTCAGGATGAGTTGACCTGCTGGGAGTTCATTCTAAAGGCCAGAATTTGTCACAGTAATGCCGATCAATGCACAATGTCCCTCAACTTTTACTAGAAATTGATTCTTTTTGGTAGCATTACTACCTTCTGAATGGCTGCTCACACCGCTGCACAGCTGTAACAATGAGTTCCTTCTTGACACCAACAGCCCTGTTGTATATCACATACCTCAAAGCTGTTAAGCCTGTCCTCTTTG
Coding sequences within it:
- the pah gene encoding phenylalanine-4-hydroxylase encodes the protein MDAAYKKVNGTYSPEAETRGPGKRRGSMYLEEETNKSGVTSCIFSLKEEVGALAKALRLFEDKGINIMHIESRPSRMNKEEYEFFINVDSTCSQVLDEVIDGLRTQISGQVHELSRNKQKDTVPWFPNDIQDLDRFANQILSYGSELDSDHPGFTDPVYRARRKEFADIAYNYRHGQIIPKVEYTEEEKVTWGTVFRELKTLYPTHACREHNRVFPLLEKYCGYREDNIPQLEDISNFLKSCTGFRLRPVAGLLSSRDFLAGLAFRVFHSTQYIRHSSNPTYTPEPDICHELLGHVPLFADPCFAQFSQEIGLASLGAPDEFIEKLATVYWFTVEFGLCKQGSEIKAYGAGLLSSFGELQYCLTDKPKLDPFEPEKTSLQKYPITEYQPVYFVAESFEDAKEKVRKFAGTIPRPFSVRYNPYTQSIEVLDNTQKLRNLADCINNEMGKLCEALGKLD